In one Populus nigra chromosome 12, ddPopNigr1.1, whole genome shotgun sequence genomic region, the following are encoded:
- the LOC133669732 gene encoding flavonoid 3'-monooxygenase-like, whose amino-acid sequence MSPLILYSALLAIFVYCLLQLRSLRERHGKPFPPGPKPWPLVGNLPHLGPMPHHSMAALAKTYGPLMHLRFGFVDVVVAASASVAAQFLKVHDSNFSSRPPNSGAKHIAYNYQDLVFAPYGPRWRMLRKISSVHLFSAKSLDDFRHIRQEEVAVLTGALTRAGPTTPVNLGQLLNVCTANALGRVMLGRRVFGDGSGDGDPKADEFKSMVVEVMVLAGVFNIGDFVPALEWLDLQGVAAKMKKLHKRFDAFLTNIVEEHKTSSSTASVRSEKHTDLLSTLIALKEQQDVDGEEGKLTDTEIKALLLNMFTAGTDTSSSTVEWAIAELIRHPDILAQVKQELDSVVGRDRLVTELDLAQLTYLQAVVKETFRLHPSTPLSLPRIAAESCEIGGYHIPKGSTVLVNVWAIARDPDVWTKPLEFRPERFLPGGEKADVDVKGNDFELIPFGAGRRICAGMSLGLRMVQLLTATLIHAFDWDLADGLVPEKLNMDEAYGLTLQRAVPLMVHPRPRLSPKVYRTPN is encoded by the exons ATGTCTCCTCTAATACTTTACTCGGCACTATTAGCCATCTTCGTCTATTGCCTTCTTCAGCTGCGAAGCCTTCGTGAACGTCACGGCAAACCCTTTCCACCAGGCCCAAAACCATGGCCCCTAGTTGGAAACCTACCCCATCTGGGGCCTATGCCTCACCACTCCATGGCAGCCCTGGCAAAGACTTATGGACCTCTCATGCACCTCCGGTTCGGCTTCGTCGACGTGGTGGTGGCGGCATCGGCTTCTGTGGCTGCTCAGTTTTTGAAAGTACATGATTCTAACTTCTCTAGCAGGCCACCAAACTCCGGTGCCAAACATATTGCATATAATTACCAAGACCTTGTGTTTGCACCCTATGGGCCACGGTGGCGCATGCTTCGGAAGATCAGCTCCGTCCATCTCTTCTCGGCTAAGTCCTTGGATGATTTTAGACATATTAGACAG GAGGAAGTGGCAGTGCTTACAGGGGCACTTACAAGAGCAGGTCCAACCACACCAGTGAACTTGGGTCAATTGCTCAATGTTTGCACAGCTAACGCTCTTGGGAGGGTGATGCTAGGGAGGCGCGTGTTCGGCGACGGCAGTGGTGATGGTGACCCGAAGGCAGATGAATTCAAGTCAATGGTGGTGGAGGTAATGGTGTTGGCTGGTGTGTTTAACATCGGTGACTTTGTTCCTGCTTTGGAGTGGCTTGACTTGCAGGGTGTAGCAGCTAAAATGAAGAAGCTTCATAAGAGATTTGATGCTTTCTTGACTAACATTGTAGAGGAGCATAAAACCAGCAGCAGCACTGCTTCTGTTAGATCAGAGAAGCACACTGATCTGTTGAGTACGTTGATTGCTCTGAAGGAGCAGCAGGATGTTGATGGTGAGGAAGGGAAGCTGACTGACACTGAAATCAAAGCATTGCTCTTG AATATGTTCACTGCTGGCACCGACACATCGTCAAGCACAGTGGAATGGGCTATTGCAGAGCTTATACGGCACCCAGACATCCTGGCCCAGGTCAAACAAGAGCTCGACTCCGTCGTCGGTCGAGACCGTCTGGTAACTGAATTGGACTTGGCGCAACTCACCTACCTCCAAGCCGTGGTCAAGGAAACCTTCCGGCTCCACCCTTCAACACCGTTGTCTCTTCCACGCATTGCCGCAGAAAGCTGCGAGATTGGTGGCTACCACATTCCGAAGGGCTCGACTGTTTTGGTGAATGTATGGGCCATAGCTCGTGACCCCGATGTATGGACTAAGCCGCTTGAGTTTCGTCCCGAAAGGTTTCTTCCCGGTGGGGAAAAGGCTGATGTTGACGTTAAGGGAAATGATTTTGAGCTTATACCATTCGGTGCTGGGCGTAGGATTTGTGCAGGGATGAGTCTCGGGCTGCGTATGGTTCAGCTATTGACTGCAACTTTGATCCACGCCTTTGACTGGGATTTGGCCGATGGGTTGGTACCGGAGAAATTGAACATGGACGAGGCATATGGTCTGACTTTACAACGTGCCGTCCCCTTAATGGTGCACCCTAGGCCAAGGTTATCCCCAAAAGTCTACCGgacaccaaattaa
- the LOC133669056 gene encoding uncharacterized protein LOC133669056, translated as MSKENTTNIIDCLDKGPAWINNDDWNQMIKDVWSTPEFQRRSESARRNRLTKTDGKISTHSGGTVSFASYRANMQEEAGGKEPPWDDVFTALHQSTKQSGSFIDNKSKKVVENYKMEMISKYGTDRENHPSFDGAAWCVASGGVTKGRVYGAPHMPKSKVSTSSSSHSYSVESSYPSSSYRALQKEIKDKEEEIKKKDDFILEMKRQMDSMKEYLVNNLGYHGGTSNIDQGMPPPLTPSIPPPMAPQIMTPMGPAFQPIFRPTPRPLYPAQSSVDPQYHGSSSQPAP; from the exons AtgtcaaaagaaaacactacaaatattatagattgtcTTGATAAAGGTCCTGCCTGGATAAACAATGATGACTGGAATCAAATGATCAAAGATGTTTGGTCCACCCCTGAATTTCAAAGGAGATCTGAATCTGCTAGGAGGAATCGATTAACCAAAACAGATGGCAAAATAAGCACTCATTCTGGAGGAACAGTGTCATTTGCATCATATCGAGCTAACAtg cAAGAGGAAGCTGGTGGAAAAGAACCTCCATGGGATGATGTCTTTACAGCTTTGCATCAAAGTACTAAGCAATCTGGTAGCTTTATCGACAACAAGTCTAAAAAAGTGgtt gaaaattataaaatggagatgatttcaaagtatggaactgatcgggaaaatcatccttcatttgATGGAGCAGCTTGGTGTGTGGCTTCAGGAGGAGTTACAAAGGGTAGGGTATATGGTGCACCTCATATGCCAAAATCAAAAGTTAGTACAAGCTCTTCATCACATTCCTACTCGGTGGAGTCATCATATCCCAGTTCATCGTATCGAGCATTGCAAAAGGAGATAAAGGataaagaagaggagataaagaaaaaagatgattttattcttgaaatgaaaCGGCAAATGGATTCCATGAAAGAATATCTTGTGAACAATCTTGGATACCATGGTGGGACATCAAATATTGATCAAGGTATGCCACCACCTTTGACTCCATCAATACCGCCACCTATGGCTCCTCAGATAATGACACCTATGGGTCCTGCATTTCAACCAATTTTTAGACCTACACCTCGACCTTTATATCCTGCTCAATCTTCTGTTGATCCACAATATCATGGTTCGTCTTCGCAACCAGCACCatga
- the LOC133669913 gene encoding uncharacterized protein LOC133669913 produces MDDRSWMYRRLMDGRLRPEYITGVRRFINFAFSIDKNISGGKIRCPCVRCKNQKFLKEDDVCKHLLTKGFLPCYENWTVHGEPYVAEPILAGPSSIGMSHVVNDVCLENPYRNMVMDAVGLGDAFYNDNVSSPVVAGEIPNPDATKFFKLLKAAEEPLWDGCTKQSKLSACVQLLNMKSTLNLTQNAFNNFIDFTKSCMPNDENLVSNFYDAKKFMRPLGLGYEKYDVCPNYCMLYYGADAMKINCDFCGSSRYKPRNPTSKGSNKAEKQLRYFPLTPRLQRLFMSPYHAKDMTWHHFHKSDNGVMVHPSDGEAWKEFNRVHLSFASDPRNIRLGLCTDGFCPFDMSSNTYSCWPVIVTVYNLPPWKCMTRPFMFLTMMIPGPKNPGKKLDVFLKPLIDELKNLWFFGVETYDVYRKENFQLRAALMWTISDFPAYGMLSGWSTHGNLSCPYCMEHSKAFRLKNGGKTTFFDCHRRFLPMDHPYRFQYDKFLKGVIERLPPLPRPSGLEMLNEVSKYTEGHNGGSSYNDKIPGFGVKHNWVKKSIFWELPYWHTNLIRHNLDVMHIEKNVFDNIFYTVMDCPNRSKDNLKARLDIQLYCQKPNLHLQQDMSGRLYKPKGTYCLYKKQQQEVLSWMKELSFPDGYASSISRCVKEAQCKVSGMKSHDCHVFIQRLLPTAFRPYLPRPLWEALTELSVFFRDICSTNLNAQHMELMQMNIIEIICKLERIFPPSFFDSMEHLTIHLPYEAKVGGPVQYRWMYPFERYVFILC; encoded by the coding sequence ATGGATGATCGATCGTGGATGTATCGTCGTCTTATGGATGGTCGCCTTCGTCCTGAATACATTACCGGTGTTAGAAgatttatcaattttgcattttcaattgataaaaatatatctgggGGAAAAATTAGATGTCCTTGTGTGAGgtgcaaaaatcaaaagtttttaaaggaAGATGATGTTTGTAAACATCTATTGACAAAAGGTTTTTTACCTTGTTATGAAAATTGGACTGTACATGGGGAGCCTTATGTTGCAGAACCAATATTGGCTGGACCTTCATCGATTGGAATGAGTCATGTTGTTAATGATGTTTGTCTAGAGAATCCatataggaatatggttatggatgcagtGGGGTTGGGTGATGCATTCTACAATGATAATGTGTCTAGTCCTGTGGTAGCAGGAGAAATTCCAAATCCGGAtgcaactaaattttttaagcttttgaaAGCTGCGGAGGAGCCGTTGTGGGATGGGTGTACCAAGCAATCCAAATTATCTGCTTGTGTACAATTGCTTAATATGAAGTCAACTTTAAATTTGACTCAGAATGCCTTCAACAATTTCATTGACTTTACAAAAAGTTGCATGCCTAATGATGAaaatttggtttcaaatttttatgatgccAAGAAATTTATGCGGCCACTTGGACTTGGTTATGAGAAATATGATGTGTGTCCTAATTACTGTATGCTATACTATGGGGCAgatgcaatgaaaataaattgtgatttttgtggAAGTTCACGATACAAACCTAGAAATCCAACTAGTAAAGGTTCCAATAAGGCGGAGAAGCAACTCCGATACTTTCCTCTAACACCAAGGCTTCAGAGACTATTCATGTCCCCATATCATGCCAAAGATATGACATGGCATCATTTTCATAAGTCTGATAATGGGGTTATGGTGCACCCATCTGATGGGGAGGCATGGAAGGAGTTTAATCGTGTCCACTTAAGCTTTGCATCAGATCCGAGAAATATTCGGTTAGGGTTGTGCACTGATGGGTTTTGTCCATTTGACATGTCTTCAAATACATACTCTTGTTGGCCAGTAATTGTGACTGTTTATAATTTGCCTCCGTGGAAGTGCATGACTAGACCATTCATGTTTTTGACAATGATGATTCCTGGGCCAAAGAATCCGGGTAAAAAGCTTGATGTTTTTCTAAAAcctttgattgatgagttaaagaatTTGTGGTTTTTTGGTGTTGAAACATATGATGTATACAGaaaggaaaattttcaattaagggcagctttgatgtggaccaTTAGTGACTTTCCAGCATATGGCATGTTATCGGGGTGGAGTACTCATGGAAATCTGTCTTGTCCTTATTGTATGGAGCATAGCAAggcttttagattaaaaaatggggGGAAAACTACATTTTTTGATTGTCATCGACGATTCCTACCCATGGACCACCCATATAGATTTCAATATGATAAGTTTTTGAAAGGAGTAATTGAAAGGCTTCCTCCTTTACCTCGTCCATCTGGTTTGGAAATGTTAAATGAAGTGTCCAAGTATACTGAGGGACATAATGGAGGTTcatcatataatgataaaattcctGGCTTTGGTGTTAAGCACAATTGGGTGAAGAAGAGCATTTTCTGGGAGCTTCCATATTGGCATACAAATTTGATTCGTCATAATCTTGATGTCATGCATATTGAGAAAAATGTCTTTGACAACATTTTTTATACAGTAATGGATTGTCCGAATAGAAGTAAGGACAATTTAAAGGCTAGGTTGGATATTCAATTGTATTGTCAGAAGCCAAATTTACATTTGCAACAAGATATGAGTGGTCGGCTTTACAAACCTAAAGGCACTTATTGTCTAtacaagaaacaacaacaagaagtttTGTCATGGATGAAGGAATTATCATTTCCTGATGGTTATGCTTCAAGCATTTCACGATGTGTGAAAGAGGCACAATGTAAGGTTTCAGGGATGAAGAGCCATGATTGTCATGTCTTCATTCAAAGACTTCTTCCAACCGCTTTCCGACCTTACTTACCTAGGCCACTGTGGGAGGCATTAACTGAACTGTCCGTATTTTTCCGAGATATTTGTTCAACAAATTTAAATGCTCAGCACATGGAGTTAATGCAGATGAATATAATCgaaataatttgcaaacttgaaaggatttttCCTCCATCCTTCTTTGACTCCATGGAACACTTGACGATACATCTACCTTATGAGGCAAAAGTTGGTGGACCAGTTCAATatcgatggatgtatccatttgaaCGGTATGTTTTCAtactatgttaa